The sequence below is a genomic window from Alosa alosa isolate M-15738 ecotype Scorff River chromosome 5, AALO_Geno_1.1, whole genome shotgun sequence.
GGGCAGAGCTTTGCATCACCAAAGTCCATATGAAACCACCGGCTTAAGTTGGTCAGGACAGTTGGAACTTTGTGGATGTGTGGAGCAGTAGAAGTTTATTGGACATCACATGATCCCATCTCCACCCTGGTCAGAATGTCCTTAAAAAGTCCAGTGTAGATCAGCTCGCAGATCATCCTCAGGGTGAGTCCACGGTCAGCCCTTCCGTAAGCCCACTATCATGTCCGAGCCTCCCCTGAGCCAAGTCCATTAATGCCCCCAAGGCATGTCCACCATCGCCAACCTCAATCTGGTTCACTGTCTCTCCCTTCAGCTCAGTCTGCTGTCACCCCCCTGTCAGCCTTCACAACAGATCCACTGTCATCCCTAGATCAGGTTTATTTATACATTATGTACATGAGAGGAGGGCAGGGCTAGGAATCAAGGGTTAGGGGTTGGGGAGGAAAGTCTTGAATGCTTTGTGTGCTTGTAGGCTATTCAAAATTCCCATCAAAGATGGCTccatggaacacacacatacatacacacatgcacacacacacacacgcacacacaaacaaacctaaGCCCCTCAGTGTAAATATTTTCAGCAAACAGAGACAGTTTCTACAGATAATAATTACTGATGAAGCAGTTTACTGAGTATCAGCTGAAGCCCAAGGCCAGTCTGAGCCCTAGAAAACGTTGTGTAACATTCCTCCCCGGAAGCCAGCTCATCATCACAGTCTTATCCCTGATCTCCTTGAGTGGAGATCTTAGCACACATACAGATAATACTGTTGAGATATGCAGCCATATCTTGACCAGAGGGACCTGTACATCGACTGTGCTGGCCTCCAGTCAGAACAGACACCATCCTTACTGATCTCAAATCAGAACCCACAGCATCCTTACTGATCTCAAAtcagaacacacagtgaggtttGTGTCTTGGGTTAAGGATACAGGTTCTAGTCTACATGTTCTAGTCTAGTTTACACCTTTGTAATGATTTAAAATTAACACGAATGAGTATATCATACCGAATAAATACTTAATAAATATGTCCAAAACAAAGAGATACAGTAATACTACGTTTCTAAATactgaaacaaataaaaaatgaagagaaaTCATTGATGCATTTGAAAGATGTATTAACAAAGACATTGTCAAGACATTGACAGCAAACATTCATTGTCCTCCTCATCACCATGGCGATCACCAGCATCAGCCATTTTGTGTCATACATTCAGTAGTTCTGTGGCGGCAGCTTCTGAGTCCCACATAAAGGACTGGTCTGAGATCAGAGACGATTGAGAATGATGTGGAGAGAAATGTGAAGCTAGCATCGCTAGCGATGCGTCCTGTTGTATGGTAGCCAGCCGCTGGGCTATGTGAAATGAGGAGTCAAGCTATGGCTGTTGTGTAATTGGCTAGCTTGGTTAGGACGTTAACAAAGAGTTGTGTAATAGACTTCAGATGTTGTATGGGTAAAAATGTGCTGTGCGCTATGTAGAGAAGAAAAGTTGTGCCGGCATGTGTGGGGGCTACTGTGTTGTACACAGATTAGTTAGCCTGTGTGTAGTGATAGATCTGCTTCGTATAGGAGGTCAGTTTAAATGGGCTGTCCTTGCAGACCCCCCTCATTGGCTACTTCgttcctgacccctgaccctctCCGTCCTGCTCAGTCTTCTGCTCCCGCcctcccactcctctccctGGGACTCCCAGTCTCTCTACAGGGAACAGCTGCTAATGGGGGGCGTTAGCCTCTTAATGAAATATACAtcacctctgcacacacacacacacacattaatcctCTGAACAATGTCTGATGTGACATTCTCTGCCTggggtgtgcttgtgtgtgtgtgtgtgtgtgtgtgtttttagggagtgagagagaagagagaatgtgtggGCAAGAATAGGTACTCTGATGAACAGTGTTTGGTCAGCTCCTATAGGGCTGTCTGTCCCAGTTAacatgcgcacaaacacacacacacacacgcacacacacacacacacactcacactcacactcacgctcacgctcacactcacactcacacactctgtgtgtccTAGCCCAGGACGTCCAGATAGACAGGTGAGGCCTTGGCCAGGCTGAGCAGCTGACTGTGGATCTGTCGGATGTTGAGGCGCATGTGGGGCTCTCGGTGCCAGCAGCCCAGCATCAGCTCAAACACCTCCTGAGTACAGCAGCGCGGCCTCTGCAGCACCCGGCCCTGCGTGATGCACTCGATCACCTgcaaccacgcacacacacacacacacacacacacacacacacaaataaatatatatatcactACTTACACATTTATCTcttttctttcactctgtctctttctatctctctctcacacagatcacatacactcacactgacGCATTCTGCTAAGTCTATTCTATCATTGAGAGGTCAAATATTGGATGTGGACAATCAACATTAAAAGTTCAAGTTTAGATTCTACGGTCAAATATGACAATAGCGGGGTCAAGGGGTCAAATATGACAGAAGCGGGGTCAAGGCGAGGGGTTAATTGGGAGAGAATGGGCTGTGGATCTCTTTGTAAGACGACTGGTTCCAAAATTTCGGGGTGAGAGGGCAAAGGCTAGAGCTTACAGGGTTAAAACCCACTGACCAGCTGGTGCCAGAGTGAAAGGCGAGAGCCTATGGGTCAGACTTCAGGGGTCAGTGGAGAGGAACCGCCCACTTTAGCGTTAGACTGCTGGTCTCAGGATGAAGGTTAGAGGCGGGTGAGGGGCCAGTAGCAGGGTTAAAGGGATAGAGATGAGGGGGTCACAGGTCGGAGGTGAAGGGTCACGCACCTCATTGTTGGAAAGCTGATACCAGGGCTGCTTGCCGTAGGTGAAGATCTCCCACAGCACCACGCCCAGGCTCCACACGTCGCTCTCCGTTGTGAACTTCCTGTACATGATGCTTTCTGGTGGCATCCAGCGAATCGGCAACATGGTGTGTCCACcgacctacacatacacacacacacacacatacagtaaatatcAAGGTTTATGGTTGGCTGAGTGTACACAGAGTCCATTAAGTCTTTATTGTGGAGTCTGTCTGATTCATTGGTCTTGGCAAAATGGGTTTGTTCAGCGATTGGTTTTATGTAGAATGGCTAAGATCTTTGAAAGTCATCTATAATTAACCATGTCTAAGGTCAGTCTGCTTACTCATTGGTTGGGAGTGAAATGAGTCTGTTTTTGGATTGGTTAGGCATGGATTGACCTTGTGCAGTGATTGGCTTGGAGTGGAGTGAGTCAGCTCTGTGTCTGGAATTGAGAATGAACTTGCTTTCTCTCTAAAAAAGCCCTTGGCTGTGTTTCCACGGTGACCGCCTACAACCTCTCATGACCTCACCCAGTATTGTGGACCTTGTCCTTCCCCCAAACCTCTCCTcttatccctctctcatcccctctccctccttccatctctctctctctctccccctcctctagCCTCCTAACCCTCTAACCTCCTctcttcatttgtgtgtgtctgtgctgaaaTATGCATGAGGCGCTCTGGCCCACTGAGCCCAGATTAATAGTTTTAACATCAGAGCTCATGGAATATTCTAGAAGCCATGGCTTTTAGCTGCTCtcatccctaacacacacacacacacacacacacacacacacacacacacacacactgactgctaACTGAGCCATAACACAGAGCATCTATTATACTGTATTTCTTCATGTATTTTCCCTGTTttcctatctctcctctctctccccatataCTGTACCTCTCCCTCTATTCcttactctctcgctctctctctctctctctctctctctctctcttgtccctgTCTCTACAGTCCATTGAAACTCTCTGGCTCTGGTTTCTATGGAAACTGCAGTTCTATAGGGATAACTCCTTCCGctccagagaaaaaaaagacacactaaagaaaacaaagacaggaagccacacacacacacatacacacacatacacacacacacacacacacacacacacacacacacactaacgcacaaacacactaacacgcacacacacacacacagacaatgacacacacatacacacacacacacacacacacacacacacacacacacacacacacacacactatccatccacagagctacacacaagcttacatacacaaactcactgACAACCTTCTCTCGCACATACTTACTCTCAACCCCAAACCAAAACACATAAGCTGTTAAGTCCTACAGTCCAGTTACAGTTACAACTCtttacacacattctctttacACAAAgtttgtgtctatttttcaaaactctacacacaaaacccTAAATTGCTCACACAGAATGCAAAATCTACAGAGAAGCCATCTACAGAGAAGGTGAAATACAGAGTAAAAATGCAaacaatattgaaaccaaaaatagtgatttttcccaaataatcatgtgggggggggggctgtatATTCAttggcctatagaccctttcaactgcagaaacaaatatgtgcatttCTAAGGCATttggtaacttggggacaaaagtaaagtaaagtaaagacGTAAAGTCGACTTTTGTGGAACGTTGAGCAAAGGCCAATTTATtatcatttcaaagtatctgcattggttttgaacatttcaaccggaaatcctctaggaacagattgaaagggtctatataccTATACATGGAgctggtgttcagtaaagtaatgagtatTTGTACATTGAggactgagggccagatgtacgtacatttgcaaacgtagcgttatcagcgtcatggacacaccgcagattgcgaacgctgtcagactcaagtttccgtcgtatttatcaatggttcaatccttagtgtaaactgtgcctttctctgcctttctccgcccataaacgcaatttactaacgtccacaactgaatggcagctaCTTACATACAAAGCGCAGTTGAataaagttaactgatgacaacattaaaaaagaatcaaacgcttagcgatcatgaaataataccatacatgataagatgtaaacaagcagggagataatgaagatcagtagttctactcaaactacttgtgcacgtaggctatggaacattggtcaaatctagcaagtaggaaagtttaaggaatgacggaaagtgaaagtaagacattgaaAGGCCATCAAAAGGTGAGGTtgttttggtagtacaaatgctttcaccacaaaactggtgctttcctaaatagcgattctgttgtctttgaaaggttctctatTGGCGatttgaactgcaatttggatcaACACCTGCTTTACAAGACGGAAGTATTTAGGCTAGGCGAGACGCGCTTTCGGGAGCAGTCTGTACATACCGCTGAATACATAATTATTAGGcttttactcttcccctcccatctttttacgctaaactcccactttcccctgatcctcccatgaatgcgcCATGATGCAGTGACAAACTAATCTGCCACTTTAGCCCCCATGACAGGCAGTTTGCTTTTACATCATTAAGAATGATTTTACACATTACTGctaaacaaatacgcctgaaagtGGGCCAAAGCgctagtacatctggccctgagtgtgaATAATTGGCGGATAGGGTGTGGCATTTTTgataggttgtgtttgaaattaaatcaagttacttcctgtcaTATTTTTGTGCGTTacgtagaaaattgtgtgtggtgttttgcaaaatgtgttttaggaaattgaaaacggagtcaaacactgagaattagtgtatggttttgcagatttgttgtggggttatggtgtttgaaaaacatgtttagaaaattgtgtgacaagctaAGATGAATGattgtgtgtaagcagttgaaacaAACTGTAATATATCTTATCCACTCTACTTGTTTTTGTCCCTATCTTTCTTCCAtgcctccatccatctctctctctctctctctctctctctcttctcactgtTTAGGTAGAAGTTGTTCTGAATGCTAATGTGTGTGCAATGAGTCACAGTttagacacatgcacatagacatacacacatacacgcacacgcacacacacacacacacacacacacacacacacacacaactttctgGGCTTTTCTTTGTGTTGCCATGGCACCATCCTTTCAGCAGTTGAAAAGAAGGTTGGTACTGATTTGTGTGTAGCATGAGTCAGTAtctgtaagtgcatgtgtgtgtgtgtgtgtgtgtgtgcatgtgtgcgtgcatgtgtgtgtgtcacattgtgtctaggtgtgtgtgtgtgtgtgtgtcacactgtgtgtaggtaggtggtgtgtgtgtgtgtcacactggtgtctaggtgtgtgtgtgtgtgtgtgtgtcacactgtgtgtaggtaggtgtgtgtgtgtgtgtgtgtcacactgtgtgtaggtaggtgtgtgtgtgtgtgttattacattacatttagcagacacttcttgaccaaagtgacttacatgtgtcagctatattacaagggatcacattgtccccggagccacttggggttaagtgcctcgaacacaacagtggaagctgggaattgaaccctacaactttcaggctactgcacgctagcccagctccttaaccactacactaccacactgtgtgtgtgtgtgtgtgtgtgtgtgtgtgtgtgtgtgtgtgtgtgtgtgtgtgtgtgtgtgtgtgtgtgtgtgtgtgtgtgtgtgtgtgtgtgtgtgtgtgtgtgtgtgtgtgtgtgtgtgtgtgtgtgtgtgtgtgtgtgtgtgtgtgtgtgtgtgtgtgtgtgtgtgtgtgtgtgcgcctataCTCACGCGATAGTAGTCAGTGCTGTATACGTCTCTAGACATGCCGAAGTCCCCGATCTTGACCAGCAGGTTCTCTCCCACCAGGCAGTTGCGTGTGGCCAGGTCGCGGTGCACAAAGTGCTGGGAGGCCAGGTACACCATGCCGGCCGCGATCTGCTGCGCGATGTGCAGCATCTGGGCCTGGCTGAGCATCTGCACTGGCAACTCACACTGCTCCTGGGTCTCCCCCACCAGCACCGCATCCGGACCAtgagccctgcacacacacacacacacatatgcacacacacacacacacacacatgcacgcaaacacacgcacacacacacacacacacacacacacacagatacaatgATAACCCAAGTGAATAAATATGCACAAGTGGATAAATAACTTATGTTTGGCtctgcactacacacatacacatgtacagaaATGTACATTTGATTAAACCTTTATGAAATTAATTTATGAATCCaccgaagacacacacacacacacacacacacacacacacacacacacacacacacacctgaggaacTTGTTGAGGTCTCCGTGCTTCATGTACTCAAACACCATGATGATGGGgtcactctccacacacactccgtaGAAGGTGACGATGTGTTCGTGCTTCAGGTTGGTCAGAAGCTCCGCCTCCCGCCGGAAGTCCTTCCGAGCATTCTCACTGGCCTCTTTCAgtgtcttgcacacacacacacacacacacacacacacacacacacacaccacacacacacacacacacacacacagacacacacaccacctgcacacacacacacacacacacatacacacacacacacacacacacacacgcacacacaggacacacacacacacacggacacacacacacacacacacacacacacacacagacacacacacacacacacacacacaggacacacacacacagacacacacacagacacacacagacacacacacacacacacagacacacacacgcacgcacacacacacacacgcacacacaccacgcacacacacacacacacacacacacacacacacacacacacacacacacacacacagacacacacaaacacacacagttaaacacACATTAAGGGGGTCTGCGCTAAGCTGTGGTGCATTAAGAGGtgatctgtgtgttgtgtggtgacCTGGGCTCAGAGGTGATGACCGGCAGACAGTTTATTGATTTCCTCTCAAATACTCAGTTCCTAGGGCCAAGGGTGTGTTTTTGAGGGTGTGTCCTCTAGTGTATGTTTGgtgatggtagtgtgtgtgtgtagtgtgtgtgtgtgtgtgtgcgtgtgtgtgtgggtggcaggTTATGTATACAGATGTATAGATATGTACAGTAAGTTGGCACTGTAAGATCTCTTTATCCCGTGTTTGCCATCTGGTCCAGATAAAAGCATTTGAATGTGTGGAACTTACCTTCACAGCTACCAGTGTCTTGTCCTGCTCTGGTCCAGATAAAAGCATTTGAATGTGTGGAACTTACCTTCACAGCTACCAGTGTCTTGTCCTGCTCTGGGGTGAGATTGTAGCACTCAGCGAGGAAGACCTTCCCAAAGGCCCCCTCCCCAAGCTCCCTCTTCAGCACAATACTGTGCCTCTTGATGTGTTGCACAActtcacgacacacacacacacacacacacacacacagacagggagagagacacacacacacacagacacacacacacacacacacacacacacacacacacacacacacacacacaaaagatgtTTCATATCAACAAATTAAAATAGTTATTCACATTGAACAATGATCAGATGCCCACACACCCCTACTCACACAGATGATTTTAATACATGTTTACTTTTaccccacacacaacacacacacacacactcgcacacacactctttggaGAATAAATGTGTCAGAGCCTTTTCCTGTAAACAACTTGATtagctgccgtgtgtgtgtgtgtgtgtgtgtgtatgtgtgtgccccgTGCGTTTCTGTCTGTGAGTGGATTTATGTTTATGAAAAAGAACGGGAGAGAATTCAATGTTCCACTGAAGGAAAATATGATgatatgatattattattacctGGGACTGTGAGTAATTGAGAAAGATTGAGAGACatacagaaaaagagagagagagagagagagagaaagagtcaagACGGGAAGAAAGAAAAGTACATGAAGCTGTTTATGCTATAAGCTGTCACTTGTCACTACACACTTGCTGTATGTGCATATGAatagctctgtgtgtgcgtgtgtgtgtgtgtgtgtgtatgcatgtgtctgtatgtgtgtgtgtgtgtgtctgtgtctgtgtgtgtgtatctgtgtgtgagtatgtatgtatgtgtgtatgtatgtgcatgcgtgtgtgtgtgtgtgtgtgtgtgtgtgtgtgtgtgtgtgttcccgtcCGTCATACTCACAGGTgtctgtcttgagcatgttacTGGAGCTGAAGTACTGAGGGTTCTCGATGACGGGGATCTTGGTCAAGCCAATGACCACGGGCTCTGGACCCAActcagaggaggagggggtagtGGAGCCTCCCGACACATGATGAAGAGGACTGGCAGAGTCATCCTCATTACTGATCACTGAAGAggtgcctgagagagagagagagagagagagagagagagagagagatcgagagagagagagagagagagagagaggtgaggctGAGTACTGATTCCTTTGACTTTGCTAGAGTGGACATCTGATGAGTGTGCTAAAGTTGCCTCTTCATTCTGGGTGAGGGTAATAATTAGAGTCGATGGTTGCTGGTATTAATTACACTCAACTGTGTTCCAATAGCAAACTGTGTGACTTTAATTAAAGTTATGTTCTTAAGAAGGGTTGACCAGGCTTTCCAGTATCCTGAAGTAAATGGCTCTCTGTTTAAGAGTGTGCATTAATGCATACCATGCAAatttcagctgaagaaaaggaCCTGTGATCCCTAGTGAAAAGGACCTGTGATCACTGCAATAAAGTCCTGGTGAACAACATCTACCTTCAGTTCACTATGTTCCCAAAGGATGAAGAAATCCACTGTTTATCAAACATAGATGACAGGTGTACAGACCTTTTTTTGGCACagattgaagtgtgtgtgtgtgttggtgtacaAGAGATGAGTTTGATATAGTGGTCTGTCTGTATTTTCTTATTGCTTAGCGTGTCCGAAGTCTGTATGTTTACAGTGTAGTgaagtgtgtttttttagaATGTGTGTCTGCTATAATGACTTTTGTGTGTAAAAGATAAGCTCAAGCAtgctaagtgtgtgtatgtgtgtgtgtgtgtgtgtgtgtgtgtgtgtgtgtgtgtgtgtgtaattagttGAGGTGGGAGAGGATATGAGTGGGTGTAAGACCCTGAGGCCCTGTGAACAGTACTTACACAAGACCAACAGAATCTTAACCAGTCATTGCaggaaattctctctctctcactcacacacgcacacacacacatatcatcctGTTcatcacatgcagacacacacacaaacacacacacattcccactcaGTGTTATTTTTGGATGTCTGGTGAATATTTTAACAGGGAGAGGTGAAGCAACAAAGTGTACATTCTATCAACCAGAGCAAATGACAGGCGTATTTTTTTGGAgagtatgcttgtgtgtttgtgagcatgtacacgcttgtgtgtgtgtgtgtgtgtgtgtgtgtgtgtgtgtgtgtgtgtgtccccggGTGGATCAGATTCCATTCTGGTCATCAGGGTTGGACTGGCAGTCTGGACGTTTGTCAAAATCCGACGGCCTGGCTCAGTGCTTCAGTAGTGTCTAGCTCTCCACATTAATCTGTGCATGATTATATTTacgatttacatttacatgaatgcagacatCACAAGGTGGATTTAAAATATGCTGGCAGCCACGCTATGATGGAGACCAATCTGATTGCTTCAAAACGAAAGTGCAATAgtgttttatatttttatttatctaaCTAAAGGAAATTAACAAACGCACCGCTACAGAACGTTACCCTCTGTCTGATGTGTTGGTATCTTCATAATTTTCATTCACATATCAGTGACATACTGATACTATTGTTAGACCCCCATCACCATAATTGTCTCTGTGGTCCCTGATGGTTTACTTATATGAATTAAGGGAGAATTAAGGCAAAATAATTATCatcatttaaataattatattaAATGTGACTGGCATATTATGAGGCAGTATCATGATAAAGAcaacaagggtgtgtgtgtggtatgggcATTTTTTAAGTCCCAGTCCGTCCTTGCTGGTCAATCTGTAAGATATTCATCCGTAAGTGTACAGTACAGCAATTTACAAcatcgcacacacaaacacacacacacacgcacgcacgcacacacacacacacacacactagagctgGGACAgtcgacgcaaaaaatacgtcgatgcaaaatagacctctgaagttcgcttACAAAAAAGAtccaaaacggccatctttgccctataaggagatccggttgttaattgaagctaactacctatggcaaattgcattgcaagttagctctgtagcaaaaatctaagtgtgcgCCTTAACTTACCGGAGATAGgctcaagggcgtaggtttggtctcagctttggtggggacacatccccaactcctgctgtcacgataccaacattattgtttcaataccaataccaagtgaagaatctcgatttcgataacttttatgattttttaaattttgatttggtttgggggcccccaccaccttgacggcATCAGTAATAGGCTATTGAAtattgtgtgatcattcacatcagtggcaatcatagaatttgattgaccctccacaccccccgcaccacacacatacagaaagtgatggttgtcataggtttctatttcatattttggtATTCATATAAacgttatatactgtatattgttaattatttatagcattttatgatcggcataattactaatagctaaacatatttggtcatttgaatacatcataatgatatttaaattattagtcTACACTTATCTtcaatatcatcacatttgtgg
It includes:
- the ntrk2a gene encoding neurotrophic tyrosine kinase, receptor, type 2a; this encodes MKVLWGRFGMAHWGFWWILLGLWRPGTACPTFCTCTSTRISCSDQGHWITGFPHLQTEADMDNITDIYLANQSSLFAIHAKDLDLYHNLRNLTVINSKLMNVSSLAFRNNPKLQHLNFKDNNLSTMSWRTLHNLNISSLVLAGNPLQCSCENLWLGEEPDLHCVGEDGQKRILSANTVPDCVAPTALLSPTNMTVEEGSNITLVCKTSGRPRPDIIWALSPEITDHKTSLTPGFEQSSQAACCSLKCAVSEPSYYEIGTESPTGETTMEQREDRVVYVVVGIAVITFVLIVLMLVFLKFGRNSKFGIKGTSSVISNEDDSASPLHHVSGGSTTPSSSELGPEPVVIGLTKIPVIENPQYFSSSNMLKTDTFVQHIKRHSIVLKRELGEGAFGKVFLAECYNLTPEQDKTLVAVKTLKEASENARKDFRREAELLTNLKHEHIVTFYGVCVESDPIIMVFEYMKHGDLNKFLRAHGPDAVLVGETQEQCELPVQMLSQAQMLHIAQQIAAGMVYLASQHFVHRDLATRNCLVGENLLVKIGDFGMSRDVYSTDYYRVGGHTMLPIRWMPPESIMYRKFTTESDVWSLGVVLWEIFTYGKQPWYQLSNNEVIECITQGRVLQRPRCCTQEVFELMLGCWHREPHMRLNIRQIHSQLLSLAKASPVYLDVLG